Below is a genomic region from Thermovirga sp..
CTTCATGGGCGACGGCGAAAAATATACCATGCATCGGAGGTTAACGCAAGCATTTGGGAAATCACTCCTTCGTAAAATACACTTTTTTTGATATCCTTCAATGGCCCGTTGTTCGCTTGGGACCTCACAGCGGAAAGAGGAGGCGGCATGAAGAGCGATATTTTCAACTTTTTCAAGAAAAAACAACCCCAAAAGACTCCGAAGACCGATAAATCCCCGAGGACATCGAGGAGAAGGCCAGCCCCCAGGGAGACCGGTCTTTTCGGAAAAATTGCCCTGATCCTTGTCTTTTCGGGAGTTCTTTTCTTTGCCGTGGTCTCGGTCGTGGGCGTCCTGGTGATCAGGGACGCGGCTTCAACTCTCCCATCCCTGGAGGAAATGGCCAATTATGAACCGGACCTGTCCACCATCGTTTACGACCGCAACGAAAAGATCATCACCAGGCTTTTTCACGAAAACAGGACCTGGGTACCGCTCTCCCAGATCCCCCTCGTAATGCAGGAGGCATCCATAGCTGCTGAAGACAGCAACTTTTATAGTCACAGGGGGCTCGACTTCACAGGGATCGTCAGGGCCTTCTGGGTTAACTTCAGGAGCGGGAAAACCCTCCAGGGCGCGAGCACCATAACCCAGCAACTTGCCTGGAACCTTTTCCTCACCAAGGAAAAAACCCTCCAAAGGAAAATAAAGGAAGCTATATTATCGATCCGTCTGGAGAAGATCTACTCCAAGGAGCAGATCCTTGAAATGTACCTCAATATGATTTACTTCGGCCACGGCGCCTGGGGGATCCATTCAGCCTCGCTGTTGTACTTCAACAGGGAACCCTCGGAGCTCGACCTCTCCGAGGCGGCTCTTCTCGCGGGGATAGTCAAAGGCCCAGAGTACTACACACCCCTGCGGCACCCTGAAAGGGCATCGGAGAGGCAAGCCTACGTCCTCGGCCGGATGGTCCACGAGGGCATGATAACCCCGGAGCAGGCCCAGGCTGCCCAGAAGATAGAGCTGGATTTCCAGACCCTCAAGAAACCCGCGATAATGTTCGACGAAGCGCCCTACTTCATATCTCATATCCTTTTCGAACAACTTCTTCCCACTTATGGCAGCGACATGGTCTATAGAGGGGGGTTAAGAATCCACACGACCCTTGACCTTGACGTGCAATACGCAGCCGAGGAAGCAATCAAGGGGCTGAAGAGTGAAGGCGCCATCGTGGCCATCGACCCCGGCACGGGGGAGATCCTGGCCATGGTCGGGGGGAAGGATTTTGAGCAGTCCAAGTTCAACCGGGCGACCCAGGCCTTCCGACAGCCCGGATCGTCCTTCAAACCCTTCGTATACACGGCCGCACTCCTGAAGGGACTGAGACCGGTTGACCATATCCTTGATGCCCCTGTCTCCTACGATAACGGTATTGATGAACGGGGAGAAAGGAATATTTGGGAGCCCGGGAACTACACAAGGGAATTCAAGGGAGAGGTGACCCTGCTCCAGGCCCTGGTCCACTCCTACAATACATCGGCCGTCAGGGTCGCCCACATCACGGGCATACCGGACATCATCGATCTGGCTCGCCGATTCGGCTTCACCTCGTCCCATATCCCCAACGACCTCTCCCTGTCGCTGGGTTCCGCCAATGTCACCCCCCTGGAGATGGCTTCAGCTTATAGTGTCTTTGCCAACGGGGGTTCGAGGATAAAACCCTACGCCATAAGACGAGTGAACACCGGGGCCGGCGAGGTACTGGAGCAG
It encodes:
- a CDS encoding penicillin-binding protein 1A encodes the protein MKSDIFNFFKKKQPQKTPKTDKSPRTSRRRPAPRETGLFGKIALILVFSGVLFFAVVSVVGVLVIRDAASTLPSLEEMANYEPDLSTIVYDRNEKIITRLFHENRTWVPLSQIPLVMQEASIAAEDSNFYSHRGLDFTGIVRAFWVNFRSGKTLQGASTITQQLAWNLFLTKEKTLQRKIKEAILSIRLEKIYSKEQILEMYLNMIYFGHGAWGIHSASLLYFNREPSELDLSEAALLAGIVKGPEYYTPLRHPERASERQAYVLGRMVHEGMITPEQAQAAQKIELDFQTLKKPAIMFDEAPYFISHILFEQLLPTYGSDMVYRGGLRIHTTLDLDVQYAAEEAIKGLKSEGAIVAIDPGTGEILAMVGGKDFEQSKFNRATQAFRQPGSSFKPFVYTAALLKGLRPVDHILDAPVSYDNGIDERGERNIWEPGNYTREFKGEVTLLQALVHSYNTSAVRVAHITGIPDIIDLARRFGFTSSHIPNDLSLSLGSANVTPLEMASAYSVFANGGSRIKPYAIRRVNTGAGEVLEQYGPDLAQAIPEEIALSMRSVLMEVVRSGTGTRARLPGYEVFGKTGTTNEYTDAWFAGGLPGLVVVVYAGNDDNKSLGKTATGGVIAAPVWQSFVSKAVKHLTLREAFEISDRVKADAVTICKDTGFLSAGSCPSTVILLPSGQAPLSTCPLHGGSWMMAESDPNEPRMLLSPRDEEALGIPARLARLYSISVPDMTAALPVEELPTYEGPPALPFIPPSAPADVKPPVSTPSRPKERTPEEIEDRFQELLKQYGIAD